Proteins found in one Nitrosopumilus maritimus SCM1 genomic segment:
- a CDS encoding DNA-binding protein has translation MAEFIPISQVKKMRSGINAKAEVKSKGDPRTVNLKSGGTVDVCDAVIADGETEDDQMKLTLWGDDIKAVNVGDVVVITNGYTNEFKGEVSLTKGKFGQMEVNPQ, from the coding sequence ATGGCAGAATTCATACCAATTTCACAAGTAAAGAAAATGCGAAGTGGAATAAATGCTAAAGCCGAAGTAAAAAGCAAAGGAGACCCAAGAACTGTTAATCTGAAAAGTGGAGGTACAGTAGATGTCTGCGATGCAGTTATTGCTGATGGTGAAACTGAAGATGACCAAATGAAATTGACATTGTGGGGAGATGATATCAAAGCAGTAAATGTTGGAGATGTTGTCGTAATCACAAATGGATATACCAATGAGTTCAAAGGTGAAGTATCCCTAACAAAAGGCAAATTTGGTCAGATGG
- a CDS encoding HD domain-containing protein has product MKVLELLKKDVKKIMENDPAHDFEHIMRVYKNGQKICKKEKANEKLVLSAALLHDIVSYPKSDKRSKMSSIESAKKSKQILKKYDFDEHEITIISDAIRDHSFSQKKIPKTIEGKILQDSDRLDALGAIGIARVFATGGSLKRPFYNIDDPFCKNRIPDDKTWTVDHFFQKLLKLESLMNTKSGKIEAKRRTRILKEYIKQLKQEV; this is encoded by the coding sequence ATGAAAGTTCTCGAATTACTCAAAAAAGATGTAAAAAAAATAATGGAAAATGATCCTGCTCATGACTTTGAACATATTATGAGAGTTTACAAAAATGGTCAGAAAATTTGTAAAAAAGAAAAAGCAAATGAAAAACTTGTTTTGAGTGCTGCACTTCTACATGATATTGTCTCTTACCCAAAATCTGACAAACGTTCCAAGATGTCTTCTATTGAAAGTGCAAAAAAATCAAAACAAATTTTAAAAAAATATGATTTTGATGAACATGAAATTACTATAATTTCAGACGCCATTCGTGATCATAGTTTTTCTCAAAAGAAAATCCCCAAAACCATTGAGGGTAAAATTTTACAAGATTCTGATAGACTTGATGCTTTAGGTGCAATTGGAATTGCTAGAGTTTTTGCTACAGGTGGTTCTTTGAAGAGACCCTTTTACAATATTGATGACCCGTTTTGTAAAAATAGAATTCCTGATGATAAGACCTGGACTGTTGATCACTTCTTCCAAAAATTACTCAAACTTGAATCTCTAATGAATACAAAATCTGGTAAAATAGAAGCAAAAAGAAGAACGAGAATTCTAAAAGAGTATATAAAACAACTAAAACAAGAAGTTTAA